A part of Micromonospora chersina genomic DNA contains:
- a CDS encoding HAD family hydrolase, with protein MPSKAVTTVLFDFAWTLFARDANRWVGSAAALVGREVAVGEAQRIASDFAELLRTTATDPAHIARDLDPQVWDRAILAVLQQIRGVDLPFARALHETHAEALEPYADTSSTLAALSARDIRLGVVSNVGWDIRKCFARHGLDRYIDAFVLSYEVGFVKPDVRIWRTALDALAAQPDRTLMVGDHPSGDGGSVTAGVPALVLPMVSSPGQLRGFDHVLTLAGI; from the coding sequence GTGCCTTCGAAAGCCGTGACTACCGTCCTGTTCGATTTCGCTTGGACCCTGTTCGCCAGGGACGCCAACCGCTGGGTCGGCAGCGCGGCGGCCTTGGTCGGCCGGGAGGTGGCCGTCGGTGAGGCGCAGCGCATCGCCTCGGATTTCGCTGAGTTGTTGCGGACGACGGCTACGGACCCTGCTCACATCGCCCGGGACTTGGACCCACAGGTGTGGGACCGGGCGATTCTGGCTGTCCTGCAGCAAATCCGTGGGGTGGACTTGCCGTTTGCGCGAGCGCTGCACGAAACGCACGCCGAAGCGCTCGAGCCGTACGCGGACACGTCGTCCACGCTCGCCGCACTGAGTGCCCGCGATATTCGCCTTGGCGTGGTCAGTAACGTCGGCTGGGACATTCGTAAATGCTTTGCGAGGCACGGGCTTGACCGATACATCGATGCATTCGTTCTTTCCTACGAGGTCGGCTTCGTCAAACCCGATGTACGGATCTGGCGCACCGCACTCGACGCCCTGGCGGCACAGCCAGATCGAACGCTGATGGTCGGTGACCATCCCAGCGGCGACGGCGGTTCCGTGACCGCCGGGGTACCGGCCCTGGTACTGCCGATGGTGAGTTCGCCAGGCCAGCTTCGCGGATTCGATCACGTGCTGACGTTGGCCGGAATTTGA
- a CDS encoding DUF1963 domain-containing protein: MDEIERWVRLARPQTELVPEGDGLPVAGRFGGLAALPEGEEWPPGQCLVLTLDLAAIPSHGHDLDLPADGSLLFFVEPDFTPNRCRVVHVPAGTPVTEHPDPGVPVFGPILLHARAGWSLPENEHEVPFDLRLDDEVEEAVGEVMWDLEDNGYEFSLGGYGAASTGGADNPILNANEHTVLATVWLDERQVSDAFGETLIVVNFMMKHADLAERAFDRVWLMTDFNG, from the coding sequence GTGGACGAGATCGAGCGCTGGGTGCGGCTGGCCCGACCACAGACGGAGCTGGTTCCCGAGGGCGATGGCCTGCCTGTGGCCGGTCGGTTCGGCGGTCTCGCGGCGTTGCCGGAGGGCGAGGAGTGGCCTCCGGGGCAGTGTCTCGTGTTGACGCTCGACCTCGCCGCGATCCCCTCGCACGGGCACGACCTTGACCTGCCGGCCGACGGGTCGCTGCTGTTCTTCGTCGAGCCGGACTTCACGCCCAACCGCTGCCGGGTCGTTCATGTGCCGGCCGGCACTCCGGTAACCGAGCACCCAGACCCCGGGGTGCCGGTCTTCGGTCCGATTCTGCTGCACGCTCGTGCCGGCTGGAGCCTTCCGGAGAACGAGCACGAGGTGCCGTTCGACCTTCGCTTGGACGACGAGGTCGAGGAAGCGGTCGGCGAGGTGATGTGGGACCTCGAGGACAACGGTTACGAGTTTTCTCTCGGCGGTTACGGCGCCGCCAGCACCGGCGGCGCGGACAACCCCATCCTCAACGCAAACGAGCACACCGTGCTGGCCACCGTCTGGCTGGACGAGAGGCAGGTCAGCGACGCGTTCGGCGAGACGCTGATTGTCGTCAACTTCATGATGAAGCATGCGGATCTGGCCGAGCGCGCCTTCGACCGGGTCTGGCTGATGACTGACTTCAACGGCTGA
- a CDS encoding dihydrofolate reductase family protein: MRKLTFGMSLSLDGYIAAPGGDLGWGVPSGELFQWWSDRVGATGVALYGRKLWEAMSSHWPTADQQPGATPAEVEFARRWRDMPKVVFSSTTSTVDWNARLVTDDAVTEITRLKAEDGGPMDIAGATLAAAAMRDGLIDEYALVTHPVLIGGGTPFFTALDNWVNLTLLETRTFPGGVVLTRYETKR; encoded by the coding sequence ATGCGAAAACTGACCTTCGGCATGAGCCTGAGCCTGGACGGCTACATCGCCGCGCCCGGCGGCGACCTCGGCTGGGGTGTGCCGAGCGGCGAGCTGTTCCAGTGGTGGTCCGACCGGGTGGGGGCGACAGGCGTGGCGCTGTACGGGCGCAAACTGTGGGAGGCGATGAGCTCCCACTGGCCGACCGCCGATCAGCAGCCGGGTGCCACACCGGCGGAGGTCGAGTTCGCCCGCCGCTGGCGGGACATGCCGAAGGTGGTGTTCTCCTCGACGACCAGCACGGTCGACTGGAACGCCCGCCTGGTCACCGACGACGCGGTCACCGAGATCACCCGGCTCAAGGCCGAGGACGGCGGCCCCATGGATATCGCCGGTGCCACGCTCGCCGCGGCGGCCATGCGGGACGGGCTGATCGACGAGTACGCGCTCGTCACCCACCCGGTCCTGATAGGTGGCGGCACGCCGTTCTTTACGGCCCTGGACAACTGGGTGAACCTGACCCTGCTGGAGACCCGGACGTTCCCTGGCGGCGTGGTCCTGACCAGGTACGAGACCAAGCGCTGA
- a CDS encoding DUF6069 family protein, whose protein sequence is MTTTANTTHATTSSFGVMIRSGVIAAVAASAATMAVAAAGHAAGVSLDVSGAPIPVAGFGVLTAAFSLLGVVIAALLLRFARRPRRTFVRTTVVLTVLSLVPDVIADAGTSTKVLLMLTHLVAAAIVIPAVARRLAA, encoded by the coding sequence ATGACCACCACCGCGAACACGACCCACGCCACCACGTCGAGCTTCGGTGTGATGATCCGGAGCGGTGTCATCGCTGCGGTCGCGGCGAGCGCCGCCACCATGGCCGTCGCCGCCGCCGGCCACGCGGCAGGGGTCAGCCTCGACGTGAGCGGCGCCCCGATCCCGGTGGCGGGGTTCGGCGTGCTGACCGCTGCCTTTTCCCTGCTCGGCGTCGTCATCGCCGCGCTGCTGCTCCGGTTCGCCCGGCGTCCGCGGCGGACGTTCGTCCGCACCACGGTGGTGCTGACGGTTCTGTCGCTCGTGCCGGACGTGATCGCCGACGCCGGCACGTCCACCAAGGTGCTGCTGATGCTCACCCACCTGGTCGCGGCCGCGATCGTGATCCCCGCTGTCGCCCGCCGCCTCGCCGCCTGA
- a CDS encoding Clp protease N-terminal domain-containing protein: protein MAPQFDHWTDHVGAVFTSALGSATLTGQPVSPFDLAVALLGYEHGNVALWRREQGFDAERAIATLRITAGDSTPSSEVRFGKDTKQVLAAAIRLAAGGGAEHVGTEHLLVALLAHGPTAVVSAFEEQGVTAGAMARYVAGLHGAAGAERLMVAPGWRARRAWKRLERHSSPRKSWRPALFAASVVVALAVMFVGSSMF, encoded by the coding sequence GTGGCTCCCCAATTCGACCACTGGACGGACCACGTCGGCGCGGTGTTCACGTCCGCCCTCGGCTCGGCGACGCTGACCGGTCAACCCGTAAGCCCATTCGACCTTGCGGTTGCGCTTCTCGGGTACGAGCACGGCAACGTCGCGCTGTGGCGACGAGAGCAGGGCTTCGACGCCGAAAGGGCGATCGCGACATTGCGCATCACGGCAGGAGACAGCACGCCGTCGTCGGAGGTGCGATTCGGCAAAGATACGAAACAGGTTCTAGCTGCGGCGATCAGACTGGCCGCCGGTGGCGGTGCGGAACACGTCGGCACCGAACACCTCCTCGTCGCGTTGCTCGCGCACGGCCCCACCGCCGTGGTTTCGGCGTTCGAAGAGCAAGGCGTCACGGCGGGAGCCATGGCTCGGTATGTCGCGGGGCTGCATGGTGCGGCTGGGGCCGAAAGACTCATGGTCGCGCCGGGCTGGCGTGCTCGGCGGGCGTGGAAGCGTCTGGAACGTCACTCATCGCCGCGGAAGTCGTGGCGACCGGCCTTGTTCGCTGCCAGCGTCGTCGTCGCGCTTGCGGTCATGTTCGTCGGCTCGAGCATGTTCTGA
- a CDS encoding alkaline phosphatase PhoX yields MDRRAMLRATVVGAGAVALPFTAWSAAYGAPAQNAVGPYGGLQPADANGIQLPAGFASSIVARSRQTVPGTSYTWHDAPDGGAVFPNGTGWIYVSNSEVSAGAGGGASRLVFNSSGAVIGASRILSGTNNNCAGGKTPWNTWLSCEEVSLGRVFETYPLGGTSVARPAMGRFKHEAAAADPVRRAIYLTEDETDGKFYRFVPTTWGDLSAGTLQVFRAGTATSGTFTWATVPDPDGSPTPTRQQVSGAKTFNGGEGCHYADDTVWFTTKGDNRVWQVNLAAGTYELAYDDNLVSPGTAPLTGVDNITGSTAGDLYVAEDGGNMEICMIRPDDKISVFLRITGQSGSEITGPAFTPAGDRLYFSSQRGTTGSSSGGITYCVTGPFRR; encoded by the coding sequence ATGGATCGTCGAGCAATGTTGCGGGCCACGGTTGTCGGTGCGGGCGCGGTCGCCCTGCCGTTCACGGCATGGTCGGCGGCGTACGGAGCCCCGGCGCAGAACGCAGTGGGGCCCTACGGTGGGCTTCAGCCCGCCGACGCCAACGGCATCCAGTTGCCGGCCGGCTTCGCCAGCTCGATCGTCGCGCGCTCCCGCCAGACGGTGCCGGGAACGTCGTACACCTGGCACGACGCCCCGGACGGCGGCGCCGTGTTCCCGAACGGCACCGGCTGGATCTACGTATCGAACTCCGAGGTGTCAGCCGGTGCGGGCGGCGGTGCCTCACGCCTCGTCTTCAACTCCAGCGGCGCCGTGATCGGGGCGTCGCGGATCCTCTCCGGCACCAACAACAACTGCGCCGGCGGCAAGACGCCGTGGAACACCTGGCTCTCCTGCGAGGAGGTATCCCTGGGCCGGGTCTTCGAGACCTACCCGCTCGGCGGGACCTCCGTGGCACGTCCCGCGATGGGCCGGTTCAAGCATGAGGCGGCCGCGGCTGACCCGGTCCGCCGGGCCATCTACCTGACCGAGGACGAGACCGACGGCAAGTTCTACCGCTTCGTGCCGACCACCTGGGGCGATCTCTCCGCCGGAACCCTCCAGGTCTTCCGCGCCGGTACGGCCACCTCCGGCACGTTCACCTGGGCCACGGTGCCCGACCCGGACGGCTCGCCCACCCCGACGCGGCAGCAGGTGTCCGGCGCGAAGACGTTCAACGGTGGCGAGGGCTGCCACTACGCGGACGACACCGTCTGGTTCACCACCAAGGGCGACAACCGCGTGTGGCAGGTCAACCTGGCCGCCGGCACGTACGAGCTCGCCTACGACGACAACCTGGTCAGCCCTGGCACCGCCCCGTTGACCGGGGTCGACAACATCACCGGGTCCACGGCCGGTGACCTGTACGTCGCCGAGGACGGCGGGAACATGGAGATCTGCATGATCAGGCCGGACGACAAGATCTCCGTCTTCCTGCGGATCACCGGACAGAGCGGTTCGGAGATCACGGGGCCGGCGTTCACACCGGCCGGGGACCGACTGTACTTCTCGTCGCAACGCGGCACGACCGGCTCGTCCTCCGGTGGCATCACCTACTGCGTCACCGGGCCGTTCCGCCGATGA